In Haematobia irritans isolate KBUSLIRL chromosome 1, ASM5000362v1, whole genome shotgun sequence, a genomic segment contains:
- the LOC142221714 gene encoding uncharacterized protein LOC142221714 isoform X2, producing the protein MYDGTVNMDKMTVAQKNAYLEAHMAVQQQMAQAAIQFKQQQQQQQQQQTSNNNQTQQQQQQQQQSSPNGNNNTTSNSNNNQQLQQQQQQQQQQQQQQQQHYASTIKVPQISSSSSAGNESTFTVPDDVGMGFEGGVRVLQSLGTWSSDNITYNIPKPNLIPFTEPYVEGGSMHPASRLKALQQVQQASSGVRKVNPSKPTNKAFECTVCGKGLARKDKLTIHMRIHTGEKPYICEVCNKAFARRDKLVIHMNKFKHVTPTNIAPLGKRLNNLVKKKEPDAEDNKQNLELQLQQQAVQVAAQNIIVQTSSAQHAGGGQTTAIPGIIIPHHHAQQQLSWTCELCGRMFSNRDEWTLHAKSHLEY; encoded by the exons atgtat gacGGCACAGTGAATATGGATAAAATGACAGTGGCCCAAAAGAATGCATATCTGGAGGCACATATGGCCGTGCAACAGCAAATGGCTCAAGCGGCAATACAatttaaacaacaacaacagcagcagcagcaacaacaaacgTCCAATAATAatcaaacacaacaacaacagcagcaacaacaacaaagttcTCCCAATGGCAATAACAACACTACTAGCAATAGCAACAATAACCAGCAactacaacaacagcagcagcaacaacaacagcagcagcaacagcaacaacaacactaTGCGAGCACCATTAAAGTACCACAAATAAGTTCCTCAAGTTCAGCAGGCAATGAAAGCACTTTCACAGTACCCGATGATGTGGGTATGGGATTCGAGGGTGGGGTGCGCGTCCTACAAAGTCTAGGCACTTGGTCTTCGGACAATATAACCTACAACATACCTAAACCCAATTTGATACCCTTTACAGAACCCTATGTTGAGGGTGGATCAATGCATCCGGCCAGCCGTCTTAAGGCATTGCAACAAGTGCAGCAGGCTTCATCAGGTGTACGTAAAGTTAATCCGTCTAAAC cAACTAATAAAGCATTCGAATGTACCGTTTGCGGTAAGGGCTTGGCACGCAAAGATAAGCTGACCATCCATATGCGTATACATACAGGAGAAAAGCCATATATTTGTGAA gtttgcaATAAAGCTTTTGCTCGCCGTGATAAACTCGTCATCCACATGAATAAGTTCAAACATGTGACACCAACAAATATCGCTCCTCTTGGGAAACGTCTcaataatttggtcaaaaagaaagaaccCGATGCCGAagacaataaacaaaatttggagtTACAACTGCAGCAACAGGCCGTTCAGGTGGCAGCGCAAAACATCATTGTTCAAACATCAAGTGCTCAGCATGCCGGTGGTGGCCAGACTACGGCAATACCGGGCATTATAATACCACATCATCATGCCCAACAGCAATTGTCGTGGACGTGCGAATTGTGTGGACGCATGTTTTCCAATCGGGATGAATGGACACTGCATGCCAAGAGTCATTTGGAG TATTGA
- the LOC142221714 gene encoding uncharacterized protein LOC142221714 isoform X3, which produces MDKMTVAQKNAYLEAHMAVQQQMAQAAIQFKQQQQQQQQQQTSNNNQTQQQQQQQQQSSPNGNNNTTSNSNNNQQLQQQQQQQQQQQQQQQQHYASTIKVPQISSSSSAGNESTFTVPDDVGMGFEGGVRVLQSLGTWSSDNITYNIPKPNLIPFTEPYVEGGSMHPASRLKALQQVQQASSGVRKVNPSKPTNKAFECTVCGKGLARKDKLTIHMRIHTGEKPYICEVCNKAFARRDKLVIHMNKFKHVTPTNIAPLGKRLNNLVKKKEPDAEDNKQNLELQLQQQAVQVAAQNIIVQTSSAQHAGGGQTTAIPGIIIPHHHAQQQLSWTCELCGRMFSNRDEWTLHAKSHLEY; this is translated from the exons ATGGATAAAATGACAGTGGCCCAAAAGAATGCATATCTGGAGGCACATATGGCCGTGCAACAGCAAATGGCTCAAGCGGCAATACAatttaaacaacaacaacagcagcagcagcaacaacaaacgTCCAATAATAatcaaacacaacaacaacagcagcaacaacaacaaagttcTCCCAATGGCAATAACAACACTACTAGCAATAGCAACAATAACCAGCAactacaacaacagcagcagcaacaacaacagcagcagcaacagcaacaacaacactaTGCGAGCACCATTAAAGTACCACAAATAAGTTCCTCAAGTTCAGCAGGCAATGAAAGCACTTTCACAGTACCCGATGATGTGGGTATGGGATTCGAGGGTGGGGTGCGCGTCCTACAAAGTCTAGGCACTTGGTCTTCGGACAATATAACCTACAACATACCTAAACCCAATTTGATACCCTTTACAGAACCCTATGTTGAGGGTGGATCAATGCATCCGGCCAGCCGTCTTAAGGCATTGCAACAAGTGCAGCAGGCTTCATCAGGTGTACGTAAAGTTAATCCGTCTAAAC cAACTAATAAAGCATTCGAATGTACCGTTTGCGGTAAGGGCTTGGCACGCAAAGATAAGCTGACCATCCATATGCGTATACATACAGGAGAAAAGCCATATATTTGTGAA gtttgcaATAAAGCTTTTGCTCGCCGTGATAAACTCGTCATCCACATGAATAAGTTCAAACATGTGACACCAACAAATATCGCTCCTCTTGGGAAACGTCTcaataatttggtcaaaaagaaagaaccCGATGCCGAagacaataaacaaaatttggagtTACAACTGCAGCAACAGGCCGTTCAGGTGGCAGCGCAAAACATCATTGTTCAAACATCAAGTGCTCAGCATGCCGGTGGTGGCCAGACTACGGCAATACCGGGCATTATAATACCACATCATCATGCCCAACAGCAATTGTCGTGGACGTGCGAATTGTGTGGACGCATGTTTTCCAATCGGGATGAATGGACACTGCATGCCAAGAGTCATTTGGAG TATTGA